The sequence ggAAAATGAAGGAAGGAAGGAGGAAAGGAGGAGGACGGAAaggaaggaacccttataggatcactttgttgtctgtctgtttgtctgcccgtctgtcacGAAAACTACAGAgtgggtacttcctgttgacttagaatcaagaaatttggcaggaaggtaggtctaatagcagacataaggggaaaaatctggaaatcgtgaatttgtggttacatcacacaaaaattaaatcgtggtcatgaactaataattagtgttttcaatttccaaagtaagataaatatattaagtggggtatcatatgacagggtttcacttgtgcattctaaaacagatttttatttatttttatgcatcatagtttttgatttatcgtacaaaatgttgaagaatacgactgtagtacggaaccctcgctgcgcgagcctgactcgcacttgaccggttttatctTATATGCATATAGTAAAGGCATACAATCAAAACTTTTTCGGTCTAGTAATGTTATGCTTATGAGTGGTTGACGTTTTATACAGTTATTgaatatacctagttatatgAAAACCGGtagttagttttagtttttagctttatgttattaattatcactactaTATCATACAAACCCTACAAGTGACAATCTAAAGTGTAAATCTTACCTATTTTTGAATAAaagatttgggtttttaataaccattcattaaaaaaatggaaagaaaccaaaaatattttaaaagttagaaAGCTCGAAGGTTTTCGGTTCCCAATACTATAAACACAGAAAACCATTATAAAAAGAATCTTGTCACCTATGGTTAAAGAATGCAACTTCCATAAAAGATTTTCGTCTCGTGTAGCCGCGACGGATTGGCACCACCCCCCATATTAGGAAAGTAAAGGTATAAACATAATTGTCAATTCTCATTTAATGGATTTTAGTCTTTATCTAGAGCATTCATAAGAACGATATATCAATATGAGTTCACGAAAATAATACTCAATTTTTACTAAAGTACTAATGTGAATGCGGGTTTATgatttcataatataaaaagcgATGCAGGAGCTACATTGGACATTAAGTCTATTATTTTCAGTTGAAGTGACTAGTGCACCAAAAACCCTGTAAGTATGTACGTgtctttttttatatagtacctacctctTCGTGAATTCGATAAAGTAattatataataggtaataaatattattcatttaaataatagttATCATTTTTTAAGTATTAAGTGGATATTTATATTTGGCTCTTACATATAttacgtactagctgatgcccgcaacttcacccgcatggatttaaatttttcaaaatcccgcgggaaatctttgatttttccgggataaaaagtagcctatgagttaatccagggtataatctatctccattccaaatttcatccaaattcgttttttttttgcgcGATTGAGTGACAAACAtcaaaacatccaaacatccacactttatTATATATTAGGATTTATTTTGTACCAGGATGTAGGAGTTACCTGCGAATAATATgtcatacttacttaatttaatttgtctTTTACTTCAGGTCGACTGTAAGCGGAAACCCTTTTGACTCCGATAACGAAAGCACAGTAGTTAAGAAAACTAGAAAATCGAGTAAGAAGACGACTCGAGCTGAGAAGGCCAAGCAAAAGCCAAAGAAGTCGATACAATCGGACTCTGACTCTGAGCCCGAGCCTTCgaaaattattaagaaaaaaagAGCAATTCTAGATTCAGAGGTAAGGCTAATAATTTTCAatgttatgtaagtaggtatgatcCATCAACTCATAATATTTGTGTTTTATAACTGGAAATTTGAGTACAATTTTGAGTTACTTTCTTTTTTGCTTTTTTCCTGTACAAACcgttttttatattatcaaaaatattaaaaaaaagccttATGAGCGGTTTAGTTTATTGAAATCATGTGATATTCATTATTTCTTTATTGATTTCAGGAGGAAGGCGAGCCCATAAGAGCGACGGCTTTGCGAAGTTTTTTCTCCCGACGGGTGGGAACGGGCTACACATTGCAAAGGGCGGATCCCACGAAGAATGGAGAGTACTACATAGAGCTGCGTGTATACAATACGCGTGAAGCTGCGACGCTGGGCACCGATAGATGGAAACGCGCGCTCATAACATACAAGTCAGCTGTGGAAGGTGATAGTGGAACATGGCAGGCTGTAACTAAATTAGTTACAGCAGCGAAGGAAGAATATTCGGCTATTCAGCCTATTTTATATCCGTATAACGCTTActgaaaattgttttattaatatataaatataaacgtACTTCCTATGACTTTAcaggtttaattattatttaaatatcatatttttgaTTGCGCTGTTTGACCTATAATCTATTAAGCAGCTTATAATCAAAAGGCAATAATCAATGTGTCTTTCCTTACAGCAATTGCAgtaatgaaaaaataagtacTGAAATCAGAATCCAAAAACCAGATATAGAAACCAAAATCTGAATTTAAATATTGACATTCAGATATatatttctttcaaattttCATCTCGCATTAGAAACAAAAAGTTAgaagttattattaaaattttattttattattttgattgtcTTTCCTTGCAGCAATTGCAgtaatgaaaaaataagtacTGAAATCAGAATCCAAAAACCAGATATAGAAACCAAAATCTGAATTTAAATATTGACATTCAGATATatatttctttcaaattttCATCTCGCATTAGAAACAAAAAGTTAgaagttattattaaaattttattttattattttgattgtcTTTCCTTGCAGCAATTGCAGTAATGAAAAACTAAGTGCTGAAATCAAATTCTAAAATCTGATATAGAAATCAAAATCTGAATTCAAATATTAACATtcagatatttttttctaatttgatTTCGCATAAGATACAAAAAATAAGAGGTTATcgctaaaattttattttattattgtctttACAGTCCTTACAGCAATTGCAgtaatgaaaaaataagtacTGAAATCAGAATCCAAAAACCAGATATAGAAACCaaaatctgaatttaaaaacattgctgtcagatatttgtttctattattttaattaattaaaggaaagagtaagtaaaataaaattgaaatattacaTGTCAAATATTGAATTGAAATTACATgagttagattttttttttattttttgatattgatatattaaatataaagtGCAAAATTTAACATGAAATTCTGTCAGGACTGTAACGTGCATGTTTCAAAGTATTCATCACATAAGAAAAGTAACATTCATAAAGCAAATTGCTTACTTAGAACTGAGTTTGATAATGTGCAATTGATAGCCAGTGCTTTCAAAAATAGGATTGCGAGTTATAGGGTAAATCCAAATTCATCTAGCATTATTTCACCAGAACTATTTTTATCAAATGTTTGTAGCAATGtttgtaatataattaaaactttacttaataaacATAAGTCAATCAAGGTAAATTTGGAATTATTTGTATTATACAGACTTCCTAAAAATGATGAAGTTTCTTTAAAATcttttaatactaaatatacagCTATAGTTCAAAGCGATGATTTACATGCTCTTTTTGAAGAATACTCCAAGAATTTGATAAGCAAATGCACAGAGTTTGAGTTATCCGAGTCTGGCTGGACAATTGAGTCAATTAACCATTTAGAAGTAAATATAGCAAAATATAATCCCTTGAGAGCTGGCACTTACATTGAtttaccaaaaaatattatcagaACGAAGTCATGTcttaatattcataataaaGACAGTCACTGCTTTCTTTGGTGTATCATAGCACAAATGTATCCAACAAAAACGTAATCCAAATAGAACGTCATCTTATCCACACTAttctaaattttaaatataactgGTATGTCATTCCCACCAACATTTGAAGACATAAAATGTTTTGAAAAACACAATGCAAATATAAGTGTCAATATTTATGgcttagaaaaaaataatactGTAACAGGACCTTTGTACAAAACTCCTCAAAGAAAGCTTGTGCATGTTaacttattatttatcaataaacaaAACAAGAGTCATTTTGTTTTGATCAAAAATTTTGGAAAGCTTGTCCACAAGCAACTTACGAAGCACAAATCTAAAATTCACTTATGTGATGAATGTTTTCTTTACTTTGATTCTGAAACTAAATTAGATACTCATGAATGCGCTCGAATGCAAACAGTTCTTCCAGAAGTGAATGCTAAACTTCGTTTTTCGAATCCAGAAAGGACTCAAAAAATTCCAGTTGTTATTTATGGTGATTTTGAGAGTTTACTTCGAGAATATTCTGACAAAAGTAAAAGTGAGCATGTAGAAAATGTTCAGATTCATGAAGCTACTTGTTTTGCTTATTATATATGCTGTGAATCCACCCTGAATTGAACGACTTGTTTCTTATCGAGGACGAAATNNNNNNNNNNNNNNNNNNNNNNNNNNNNNNNNNNNNNNNNNNNNNNNNNNNNNNNNNNNNNNNNNNNNNNNNNNNNNNNNNNNNNNNNNNNNNNNNNNNNNNNNNNNNNNNNNNNNNNNNNNNNNNNNNNNNNNNNNNNNNNNNNNNNNNNNNNNNNNNNNNNNNNNNNNNNNNNNNNNNNNNNNNNNNNNNNNNNNNNNTCTATAAAAAGTGCTTTTACGCTCGAACTCATTTGGCGTttagtgagatgtaaaatcttatactaaatTTCTCTACTCAACAAGTAAACCACTGCTTTATAGACAGAAATAAGAAGGATTTCGAGAAAAAGGCTTTTccgcattaaattaattaacctAACATCACAGACCCCACCTATAGAcgtctaatagccggacacccccgatcgccaagcttaggcagttacttagcataaaagtcggccacgcccgttcggtaccctcattccgcacttGTCTCGATTACGTGAcgtttgagtccaccaatcataacaaagcattctccccggTTCCTCGCCAACATTTACGATTTGtttgcaaaaccttgtatatgcgtactcttgaggttaaaTTCTCTGTGCCTAGCACGTACAGCCGTGAGCCGGGGAAAACACGCAAGTAGAGTTTCTATTATCAGGAGTTTCCAATGTAACGGGAATTTCGGCGCGGATTGATGGGCTATTTGCATACTGCCTCACATGCAAATACTGCTGAACGTTAGCGGTCCTGTATTGTTACTGCTAAAAACAAGTACATCACTAAACTACGGGGCTTGAGTATCTAGTAGTATTCTGTGATTCTACCTAGAGCTTGAATCACAGAATACTTAAATTTCCGTAGCGCATTCCCCAGCTATCTATATACAAAGTAgttagattttcattttttttcccGCCGGTTTTTGTCCTGGAGAATCGTAATTTATTGTCATTATACAATgtctattattttgtttttttaaaatagcgaacaaacgagcaggtgggtccacctgatgttaagttatCATTGCTtcccatgaacatttacagcaccagaggaaccgccaatggattgccagcctttcagaaatttgttaGTCCGTCCTTTGAATAAAGGACGGTGTGGGCGCAGTGGGTTgatggttccacagtttgcatgtgcgtggaaaaaaggacctggcacaacggacggtcgaagtgcaccaggcacccagggtgtgagggtgaaattgctaaCGGTCGCATGCTGCGCCACATTTGAAGAGAAGATTTTATAACaggaaaaggtcactgactgactgactaactgatctatcaacgcacagctcaaactactggacggattggactgaaGTTTGGCATGATGACgaaggtatccgctaagaaaggatttttgaaaatttaacccctaaggggttgaaataggggtttgaaatttgtgtagtccacgcgaaagtcgttagcataagctagttgtcatTATAAAATCATTCTTATCATTACGTGAGAAGCATTGAGAAACGCAACGCAGAAGCAGGTTCCTCAATGATGTTCCAAAGTACATTCAATGCATAATTAACTTAACATAAGCGTTGCTCCAGGAACAAGTAGTGGTGGATGTATGCACTATGCAGATGCTCCCTGTTGATGGTTATTGGCCGTGTTAGCCGTGCTCTGTACTGCCGGTTATACCCGGCTGGGGAAATTCCGAATATGTTCTAAGCGCTAACATGGTACCTCTAGCTTTAACCCCTAAAACTATGCTTCTGATAGGAAGATAGctggtttaattattattgggaCTAATAGCAgcaaagtggtgatagcctagtggttaattcgtcagctttctttttatttatttattcagatactagtttagcccttgactacaatctcacctggtagtaagtgataatgcagtctaagatagaacgggctaacctggaaggggtatgtcagttttaGTTAAACCCAATGCCCCTTTGTATTTCTagttctacacggcatcgtaaccggaacgctaaattgtttggcggcacgtctttgccggtagggtggtaaactaaccacggccgaagccgcccaccagaccagaccagaaatttagaaatgatagaattccaaacccctgccaggaatcgaacccgggacctccaactaagagaccacagtgcttaccactgcgacAGGGAGGGTCCTATTCGATCCCCGACACACAGAATTGTCTTTTCCGAGCTAGTGCTTTTTTAaagcaactaaatatcacttgctttaaacagtgaaggaaacatcgtaagataaccgcatgcctgagagccataatattctcaaagatgtgtccAGTCTGGCCAGCGTGTGCAGACTAGGGCCTATACCTTCTCATTCTAAATACCATACTCCGTAATGAACCGGCAATGCAAGTAAAACATTCCATACCCTCGTGGTGCGAGATGAGAAAAAAAATCGGTTTATATACGAAATGTGtagaatcaaatcaaaaatattgtgatgaaaaaaaaaaactaaattaatacaaagTCAAACTGAAATGAATTTCCCGGGTGGATTCGTTTTTATTAAGTTTAGAAAATTCGATGTGTATTTTTTTTGGCGTTGTATTCCTAACACGTGGTCGGTGATAAAACTTTGCTTAACTTTAGGGTCCGAACTCCGAAGCTATTATTGTGTTCCGATTCTTTGGGAGAGGTGACATGACAGGGCAATTCGTTCAACTAAAACATTGTTAGTTTTGGAGACAACTATATATATTTTCCAAGACGCGACAGCCTGTCCTGGATATAAAGcgtgaaaaccgtgaatctggAGTTTGACAAActtgattaagtttttttttttgagagttcttcatgtctcaaaggtatgtgaagtctacaaatccCCGCTGGGctagcgtagtggactatggtttagaaaaaaaaattgcaaagaaTATCTGTTTTTGCCCGAATTTTTTTACTGGATTTTGGCAGAAGAATCTGTTATGTGAATTGGTGGTTGAGTCTTAGCTTggacataatccatacttaatattataaatgcgaaagtgtgtctgtctgtctatctgtctgctagcctttcacgactcatccgtacaaccgattttgatgaaatttggtacagagatagcttgcataccggggaaggacataggctactttttatctcggaaaaccaaagagttcccacgagattttaaaaaaccctaaatccacgcgaacgaagtcgcggacattatcTAGTATTATCATAGTATCCACAATTCAAGAGTCATGGCTCACGTAAAATCTTTCAACTTCAAATTTCTTAAAAACCTTTTATCAagcattattattttgttgctttCCCCCATTTTTATAGCTCTAATAAGATCTCGCGACCAAATCATTAAGTGGAGGCCATTTTGAATATTCAATTTTCTTCACCCCTTTATACGAAACTGGCGAAACTCCAAGTTTCTTCCGCCGGGAAGAGTTCGGCGGCTTAGCCTCCAAACTTTTGAATATCTTGAGGTTATCTACGGACATTTCTCAAACTTATTGAGTCGTCTTCCACATTTTTATATCGTACTTTGTATAATTTCACACAGTTTAGTTCTATTAAAAAAGGTCAGAACTTTACCAATAAATTGAAAGATGGGAAAGGAAACTTAGAAGATGAAGTGGATTTGTTTGAGCTCCAGGATGAATTAGTAAGGTATATGGTCACTTTTCGCTTGAAGTTTCTGGTGTCCCATACCTACTAAAATCAAATTTGGATCAAAATATTtccataacttcaaaaatttTGCATGtggacatcgatataaatgacaagatatgctcaagcgaacaaaatttttcacggttttggaaccaaataaaccagcgccacctcttagatactaatgaacgacccgtttgaaatccagacgtcacaggttgcattggtgctaaacaaacattatatgaccaatgagtcggtgccattttgcctgttcaatggccctgttcttacgaagtaatatataagtcaatgcaagTGATAGTGACATGAACGTGTATTGCAGATTTGGCGTGGCGCCACGGCATCAATAGGACATTTGCGATGTTATTGGCTGTAGCACTGTTACGTGTGTAGTATGCGATAAGCGGAATGTCTCAGCTGATGATAGTCTATGCCTGGTATATAAAGATAAGGTAAGGCAGGTAagcggagaggaagacaccccgagacacgcgatttttgagtgtcccgcgtgcgcggatcttagagaagcagcacagggagcaagcGACAGTGTCgacgcccaaaatctggtagcccgtatggtgtcaagcgagGATGAGTGGCACggatacggtcagatgctgaggTCCATAATGATGAGAAGAGAAGACAGAAAAGAGCagaaaaaaggagagagagcaaccagagggtcagcacgaagtaatgtaatacggttccgtgctgatctcgcagaggtgGAGGTCTTtaagtccgtgcgagtcggacacaccctgtcgatagacagtagtccgttagggatttttcctcctcctagagaGAAAAAAAGGTAAGTAAAGATGAGTTTTTATCAAATGTTTCAAAAGAACAGTgaacaggcatcttctaggcaggcTCGTTCCGCGTTAGGCTGACTTGTCAGTATGGTATATGAtgtgtacgcggcagaaaataacgtaCCGACACCGACCTTTTAGCTGCTTACGCTTCTGAGCTGCGGGTTTAATTAACAAGGGCTATCTGAATAAGAAAAAAAGCTCAGTGACAGACAGGcgggcagcggaggcttaggaatagggtcccgttggcacccttcgagtacaGAACCCTGACAATAGGGTATTTAACTAGtaaaatcagtaactttttataataCGGCAAAATGCGCACCATGCgttattctatgaaatactggaatgtgacgtcacatcataatgacgtactttttagtttaatcgaaaatttaaaatagttgttagttattacacttaaaaccaacaaaggacgtggatttcacgtattttggaagactctctatttaataataactgagaaataatttattatttgatgtagtcaaatacccaattgagcAAATCCCTACTCGATAGCGTTTATATGTCACTTATTTATAAACTGGAAGCCTTAAGAACTAATTTTCCAGAACATACCTAAATAGAACTTAGTTAGAACACCAAAGAGTTGAGCAACTCCTTGTTCAGTTAATAAGGAGCCAATTTCCTCGCGTCCATTTCGGTCAGCACTTTCAACGGAAATTCCGGAAGCTCTCGACGAAGCAATTAACGTCCACTCCTTTTTGTAAAGTTATAACACTAATAAGATTGCACGACAGAATCATTAAGTCCAGAGcgttttaggattccgtacctccaaaAGAAAAATGAACACTTATAGAGTCACGTCGTTGTGCCTTTTTCTCAAAAACGGGTACAGATATCAAGTTGAAATAATTGATATGAAATACTCAAGTCTACAACCCCTTAGAGCTGTGAAAAAATGAAACAAACGgaatcttaaatctaaatatataaaagaaaaaggtgactgactgactgactgatctatcaacgcacagctcaaactactggacggatcgggctgaaatttggcatgcagatagctattatgacgaaggcatccgctaaaaaagggtctttgaaaattcaaccctcaagggggtgaaataagggtttgaaagttgtgtagtccacgcggatgaagtcgcgagcataagctagtgaaaagATAAACCCGTTTTTTGATTATGAGGTATACTTTGATCCTCGCCTCGCAAAGGATTCAAAACTATTA is a genomic window of Maniola hyperantus chromosome 12, iAphHyp1.2, whole genome shotgun sequence containing:
- the LOC138403063 gene encoding uncharacterized protein isoform X1, which gives rise to MQELHWTLSLLFSVEVTSAPKTLSTVSGNPFDSDNESTVVKKTRKSSKKTTRAEKAKQKPKKSIQSDSDSEPEPSKIIKKKRAILDSEEEGEPIRATALRSFFSRRVGTGYTLQRADPTKNGEYYIELRVYNTREAATLGTDRWKRALITYKSAVEGDSGTWQAVTKLVTAAKEEYSAIQPILYPYNAY
- the LOC138403063 gene encoding uncharacterized protein isoform X2 — protein: MSTVSGNPFDSDNESTVVKKTRKSSKKTTRAEKAKQKPKKSIQSDSDSEPEPSKIIKKKRAILDSEEEGEPIRATALRSFFSRRVGTGYTLQRADPTKNGEYYIELRVYNTREAATLGTDRWKRALITYKSAVEGDSGTWQAVTKLVTAAKEEYSAIQPILYPYNAY